Proteins encoded in a region of the Bubalus bubalis isolate 160015118507 breed Murrah chromosome 9, NDDB_SH_1, whole genome shotgun sequence genome:
- the TEX45 gene encoding testis-expressed protein 45 isoform X2, with amino-acid sequence MAAGALLPCPVSRLDFLKASHFALGPDPRLHADAKQSTSHRDFPAYSSAIRGPLCPPPPCASLFQKDVRWAGQERLSETRCAYEPPPPMLLREQEQELARERTLAMQASHLHVHAEARARTGLSTARGDYGWPEPPERAREQILGARLIFDRDSLPSGDRAKLRIPPTTYREFFQLHDLCLKPREPACRFCGPSPLQWEHKRQDDSTSYQRHFQALPGPPALPCKRASSSIELGDFKIGYRPMCTEQKQAYGPPDLPPDRYDKAQASAHIHCVNIRPGDGLFHDRTTKGEHFYAREPEPFLLHHNQTPESHILEGNGCPGPGSLTTSTHFFYRQPLRTSEPASRHVPHETLQSHITLGEPSLLGQFFQTSMGTDYLPFGMPKPPKAPNLHLQRSNLPEGTGDLDFLTMNQKMLKPHGIAPAAVTEELLQRGGLGGPATLQAALPGSPTLTPQCKYSHLEPPLGQQRFFSTLNKDEFTFKYQGPAVLRRDNFQESHLPLGSLHQWGCRARKVDPRAPQTPVYPCPSQQ; translated from the exons ATGGCCGCGGGCGCCCTCCTGCCGTGCCCAGTGTCCCGGCTGGACTTCCTCAAGGCCTCGCACTTCGCGCTGGGGCCGGACCCGCGGCTGCACGCGGACGCCAAGCAGTCCACATCGCACCGGGACTTTCCCGCCTACTCGAGCGCTATCCGTGGGCCGCTGTGCCCGCCGCCGCCCTGCGCATCCCTCTTCCAAAAGGATGTGCGCTGGGCGGGCCAGGAGCGCCTGTCGGAGACGCGCTGCGCCTATGAGCCCCCGCCACCTATGCTGTTGAGGGAGCAGGAGCAGGAACTGGCGCGGGAGCGCACACTCGCCATGCAAGCCAGTCACCTGCACGTGCACGCGGAAGCGCGCGCACGCACCGGCCTCTCCACAGCGCGCGGCGACTACGGCTGGCCAGAGCCGCCGGAGCGCGCTCGCGAACAGATCCTCGGGGCGCGACTCATCTTCGACCGCGACTCGCTGCCGTCGGGCGACCGAGCCAAGCTGCGCATCCCGCCCACCACGTACCGGGAGTTCTTCCAGCTCCACGACCTTTGCCTGAAGCCCCGCGAGCCTGCCTGCCGCTTCT GTGGGCCCAGTCCCCTCCAGTGGGAACACAAGAGACAGGATGACAGCACCTCCTACCAGAGGCACTTCCAGGCCCTGCCAGGCCCACCTGCCTTGCCGTGTAAGAGG GCCTCCTCCAGCATAGAACTGGGAGACTTCAAGATTGGCTACAGGCCCATGTGCACGGAGCAGAAACAAGCCTACGGGCCTCCGGATCTGCCCCCGGACAG GTATGACAAGGCCCAGGCCTCAGCCCACATCCACTGTGTGAACATCCGTCCTGGGGATGGCCTCTTCCACGACAGGACCACCAAGGGGGAACACTTCTATGCCCGGGAGCCAG AACCTTTCCTTCTTCACCACAACCAGACTCCTGAGTCACACATCCTGGAAGGAAATGGGTGTCCCGGTCCGGGGAGCCTCACCACCTCCACACACTTCTTCTACCGTCAG CCCCTGCGAACGAGCGAGCCAGCCAGCCGCCACGTGCCTCATGAGACATTGCAGAGTCACATAACCCTAGGGGAGCCGTCGCTGCTCGGACAGTTCTTCCAGACCTCCATGGGCACGGACTACTTACCCTTTGGGATGCCAAAGCCGCCAAAAGCGCCCAACCTCCACCTGCAGCGCAGCAACCTGCCAGAGGGCACCGGGG ACCTAGATTTTTTAACCATGAACCAGAAGATGCTGAAGCCACATGGAATAGCTCCAGCCGCTGTGACAGAGGAGCTGCTACAGCgg GGTGGCCTGGGTGGGCCAGCCACGCTCCAGgctgccctgccaggctcccccaccctGACTCCACAGTGCAAGTATAGCCACTTGGAGCCCCCACTGGGTCAACAGCGCTTCTTCTCAACCCTAAACAAGGATGAATTTACCTTCAAGTACCAGGGCCCAGCAGTGCTAAGACGGGACAACTTCCAGGAGAGTCACTTGCCCCTGGGCTCTCTTCATCAGTGGGGCTGTAGGGCTCGGAAAGTGGACCCTCGGGCCCCCCAGACCCCTGTCTACCCATGCCCTAGCCAGCAATAA
- the TEX45 gene encoding testis-expressed protein 45 isoform X3 produces the protein MPHLEVAPPPAMAAGALLPCPVSRLDFLKASHFALGPDPRLHADAKQSTSHRDFPAYSSAIRGPLCPPPPCASLFQKDVRWAGQERLSETRCAYEPPPPMLLREQEQELARERTLAMQASHLHVHAEARARTGLSTARGDYGWPEPPERAREQILGARLIFDRDSLPSGDRAKLRIPPTTYREFFQLHDLCLKPREPACRFCGPSPLQWEHKRQDDSTSYQRHFQALPGPPALPCKRASSSIELGDFKIGYRPMCTEQKQAYGPPDLPPDRYDKAQASAHIHCVNIRPGDGLFHDRTTKGEHFYAREPEPFLLHHNQTPESHILEGNGCPGPGSLTTSTHFFYRQPLRTSEPASRHVPHETLQSHITLGEPSLLGQFFQTSMGTDYLPFGMPKPPKAPNLHLQRSNLPEGTGDLDFLTMNQKMLKPHGIAPAAVTEELLQRCKYSHLEPPLGQQRFFSTLNKDEFTFKYQGPAVLRRDNFQESHLPLGSLHQWGCRARKVDPRAPQTPVYPCPSQQ, from the exons ATGCCCCACCTCGAG GTGGCACCTCCCCCCGCTATGGCCGCGGGCGCCCTCCTGCCGTGCCCAGTGTCCCGGCTGGACTTCCTCAAGGCCTCGCACTTCGCGCTGGGGCCGGACCCGCGGCTGCACGCGGACGCCAAGCAGTCCACATCGCACCGGGACTTTCCCGCCTACTCGAGCGCTATCCGTGGGCCGCTGTGCCCGCCGCCGCCCTGCGCATCCCTCTTCCAAAAGGATGTGCGCTGGGCGGGCCAGGAGCGCCTGTCGGAGACGCGCTGCGCCTATGAGCCCCCGCCACCTATGCTGTTGAGGGAGCAGGAGCAGGAACTGGCGCGGGAGCGCACACTCGCCATGCAAGCCAGTCACCTGCACGTGCACGCGGAAGCGCGCGCACGCACCGGCCTCTCCACAGCGCGCGGCGACTACGGCTGGCCAGAGCCGCCGGAGCGCGCTCGCGAACAGATCCTCGGGGCGCGACTCATCTTCGACCGCGACTCGCTGCCGTCGGGCGACCGAGCCAAGCTGCGCATCCCGCCCACCACGTACCGGGAGTTCTTCCAGCTCCACGACCTTTGCCTGAAGCCCCGCGAGCCTGCCTGCCGCTTCT GTGGGCCCAGTCCCCTCCAGTGGGAACACAAGAGACAGGATGACAGCACCTCCTACCAGAGGCACTTCCAGGCCCTGCCAGGCCCACCTGCCTTGCCGTGTAAGAGG GCCTCCTCCAGCATAGAACTGGGAGACTTCAAGATTGGCTACAGGCCCATGTGCACGGAGCAGAAACAAGCCTACGGGCCTCCGGATCTGCCCCCGGACAG GTATGACAAGGCCCAGGCCTCAGCCCACATCCACTGTGTGAACATCCGTCCTGGGGATGGCCTCTTCCACGACAGGACCACCAAGGGGGAACACTTCTATGCCCGGGAGCCAG AACCTTTCCTTCTTCACCACAACCAGACTCCTGAGTCACACATCCTGGAAGGAAATGGGTGTCCCGGTCCGGGGAGCCTCACCACCTCCACACACTTCTTCTACCGTCAG CCCCTGCGAACGAGCGAGCCAGCCAGCCGCCACGTGCCTCATGAGACATTGCAGAGTCACATAACCCTAGGGGAGCCGTCGCTGCTCGGACAGTTCTTCCAGACCTCCATGGGCACGGACTACTTACCCTTTGGGATGCCAAAGCCGCCAAAAGCGCCCAACCTCCACCTGCAGCGCAGCAACCTGCCAGAGGGCACCGGGG ACCTAGATTTTTTAACCATGAACCAGAAGATGCTGAAGCCACATGGAATAGCTCCAGCCGCTGTGACAGAGGAGCTGCTACAGCgg TGCAAGTATAGCCACTTGGAGCCCCCACTGGGTCAACAGCGCTTCTTCTCAACCCTAAACAAGGATGAATTTACCTTCAAGTACCAGGGCCCAGCAGTGCTAAGACGGGACAACTTCCAGGAGAGTCACTTGCCCCTGGGCTCTCTTCATCAGTGGGGCTGTAGGGCTCGGAAAGTGGACCCTCGGGCCCCCCAGACCCCTGTCTACCCATGCCCTAGCCAGCAATAA
- the TEX45 gene encoding testis-expressed protein 45 isoform X1, whose amino-acid sequence MPHLEVAPPPAMAAGALLPCPVSRLDFLKASHFALGPDPRLHADAKQSTSHRDFPAYSSAIRGPLCPPPPCASLFQKDVRWAGQERLSETRCAYEPPPPMLLREQEQELARERTLAMQASHLHVHAEARARTGLSTARGDYGWPEPPERAREQILGARLIFDRDSLPSGDRAKLRIPPTTYREFFQLHDLCLKPREPACRFCGPSPLQWEHKRQDDSTSYQRHFQALPGPPALPCKRASSSIELGDFKIGYRPMCTEQKQAYGPPDLPPDRYDKAQASAHIHCVNIRPGDGLFHDRTTKGEHFYAREPEPFLLHHNQTPESHILEGNGCPGPGSLTTSTHFFYRQPLRTSEPASRHVPHETLQSHITLGEPSLLGQFFQTSMGTDYLPFGMPKPPKAPNLHLQRSNLPEGTGDLDFLTMNQKMLKPHGIAPAAVTEELLQRGGLGGPATLQAALPGSPTLTPQCKYSHLEPPLGQQRFFSTLNKDEFTFKYQGPAVLRRDNFQESHLPLGSLHQWGCRARKVDPRAPQTPVYPCPSQQ is encoded by the exons ATGCCCCACCTCGAG GTGGCACCTCCCCCCGCTATGGCCGCGGGCGCCCTCCTGCCGTGCCCAGTGTCCCGGCTGGACTTCCTCAAGGCCTCGCACTTCGCGCTGGGGCCGGACCCGCGGCTGCACGCGGACGCCAAGCAGTCCACATCGCACCGGGACTTTCCCGCCTACTCGAGCGCTATCCGTGGGCCGCTGTGCCCGCCGCCGCCCTGCGCATCCCTCTTCCAAAAGGATGTGCGCTGGGCGGGCCAGGAGCGCCTGTCGGAGACGCGCTGCGCCTATGAGCCCCCGCCACCTATGCTGTTGAGGGAGCAGGAGCAGGAACTGGCGCGGGAGCGCACACTCGCCATGCAAGCCAGTCACCTGCACGTGCACGCGGAAGCGCGCGCACGCACCGGCCTCTCCACAGCGCGCGGCGACTACGGCTGGCCAGAGCCGCCGGAGCGCGCTCGCGAACAGATCCTCGGGGCGCGACTCATCTTCGACCGCGACTCGCTGCCGTCGGGCGACCGAGCCAAGCTGCGCATCCCGCCCACCACGTACCGGGAGTTCTTCCAGCTCCACGACCTTTGCCTGAAGCCCCGCGAGCCTGCCTGCCGCTTCT GTGGGCCCAGTCCCCTCCAGTGGGAACACAAGAGACAGGATGACAGCACCTCCTACCAGAGGCACTTCCAGGCCCTGCCAGGCCCACCTGCCTTGCCGTGTAAGAGG GCCTCCTCCAGCATAGAACTGGGAGACTTCAAGATTGGCTACAGGCCCATGTGCACGGAGCAGAAACAAGCCTACGGGCCTCCGGATCTGCCCCCGGACAG GTATGACAAGGCCCAGGCCTCAGCCCACATCCACTGTGTGAACATCCGTCCTGGGGATGGCCTCTTCCACGACAGGACCACCAAGGGGGAACACTTCTATGCCCGGGAGCCAG AACCTTTCCTTCTTCACCACAACCAGACTCCTGAGTCACACATCCTGGAAGGAAATGGGTGTCCCGGTCCGGGGAGCCTCACCACCTCCACACACTTCTTCTACCGTCAG CCCCTGCGAACGAGCGAGCCAGCCAGCCGCCACGTGCCTCATGAGACATTGCAGAGTCACATAACCCTAGGGGAGCCGTCGCTGCTCGGACAGTTCTTCCAGACCTCCATGGGCACGGACTACTTACCCTTTGGGATGCCAAAGCCGCCAAAAGCGCCCAACCTCCACCTGCAGCGCAGCAACCTGCCAGAGGGCACCGGGG ACCTAGATTTTTTAACCATGAACCAGAAGATGCTGAAGCCACATGGAATAGCTCCAGCCGCTGTGACAGAGGAGCTGCTACAGCgg GGTGGCCTGGGTGGGCCAGCCACGCTCCAGgctgccctgccaggctcccccaccctGACTCCACAGTGCAAGTATAGCCACTTGGAGCCCCCACTGGGTCAACAGCGCTTCTTCTCAACCCTAAACAAGGATGAATTTACCTTCAAGTACCAGGGCCCAGCAGTGCTAAGACGGGACAACTTCCAGGAGAGTCACTTGCCCCTGGGCTCTCTTCATCAGTGGGGCTGTAGGGCTCGGAAAGTGGACCCTCGGGCCCCCCAGACCCCTGTCTACCCATGCCCTAGCCAGCAATAA
- the TEX45 gene encoding testis-expressed protein 45 isoform X4, translating into MPHLEVAPPPAMAAGALLPCPVSRLDFLKASHFALGPDPRLHADAKQSTSHRDFPAYSSAIRGPLCPPPPCASLFQKDVRWAGQERLSETRCAYEPPPPMLLREQEQELARERTLAMQASHLHVHAEARARTGLSTARGDYGWPEPPERAREQILGARLIFDRDSLPSGDRAKLRIPPTTYREFFQLHDLCLKPREPACRFCGPSPLQWEHKRQDDSTSYQRHFQALPGPPALPCKRASSSIELGDFKIGYRPMCTEQKQAYGPPDLPPDRYDKAQASAHIHCVNIRPGDGLFHDRTTKGEHFYAREPEPFLLHHNQTPESHILEGNGCPGPGSLTTSTHFFYRQPLRTSEPASRHVPHETLQSHITLGEPSLLGQFFQTSMGTDYLPFGMPKPPKAPNLHLQRSNLPEGTGDPQLSHPTQISRPRFFNHEPEDAEATWNSSSRCDRGAATAGEGGGEGISLTSASIATWSPHWVNSASSQP; encoded by the exons ATGCCCCACCTCGAG GTGGCACCTCCCCCCGCTATGGCCGCGGGCGCCCTCCTGCCGTGCCCAGTGTCCCGGCTGGACTTCCTCAAGGCCTCGCACTTCGCGCTGGGGCCGGACCCGCGGCTGCACGCGGACGCCAAGCAGTCCACATCGCACCGGGACTTTCCCGCCTACTCGAGCGCTATCCGTGGGCCGCTGTGCCCGCCGCCGCCCTGCGCATCCCTCTTCCAAAAGGATGTGCGCTGGGCGGGCCAGGAGCGCCTGTCGGAGACGCGCTGCGCCTATGAGCCCCCGCCACCTATGCTGTTGAGGGAGCAGGAGCAGGAACTGGCGCGGGAGCGCACACTCGCCATGCAAGCCAGTCACCTGCACGTGCACGCGGAAGCGCGCGCACGCACCGGCCTCTCCACAGCGCGCGGCGACTACGGCTGGCCAGAGCCGCCGGAGCGCGCTCGCGAACAGATCCTCGGGGCGCGACTCATCTTCGACCGCGACTCGCTGCCGTCGGGCGACCGAGCCAAGCTGCGCATCCCGCCCACCACGTACCGGGAGTTCTTCCAGCTCCACGACCTTTGCCTGAAGCCCCGCGAGCCTGCCTGCCGCTTCT GTGGGCCCAGTCCCCTCCAGTGGGAACACAAGAGACAGGATGACAGCACCTCCTACCAGAGGCACTTCCAGGCCCTGCCAGGCCCACCTGCCTTGCCGTGTAAGAGG GCCTCCTCCAGCATAGAACTGGGAGACTTCAAGATTGGCTACAGGCCCATGTGCACGGAGCAGAAACAAGCCTACGGGCCTCCGGATCTGCCCCCGGACAG GTATGACAAGGCCCAGGCCTCAGCCCACATCCACTGTGTGAACATCCGTCCTGGGGATGGCCTCTTCCACGACAGGACCACCAAGGGGGAACACTTCTATGCCCGGGAGCCAG AACCTTTCCTTCTTCACCACAACCAGACTCCTGAGTCACACATCCTGGAAGGAAATGGGTGTCCCGGTCCGGGGAGCCTCACCACCTCCACACACTTCTTCTACCGTCAG CCCCTGCGAACGAGCGAGCCAGCCAGCCGCCACGTGCCTCATGAGACATTGCAGAGTCACATAACCCTAGGGGAGCCGTCGCTGCTCGGACAGTTCTTCCAGACCTCCATGGGCACGGACTACTTACCCTTTGGGATGCCAAAGCCGCCAAAAGCGCCCAACCTCCACCTGCAGCGCAGCAACCTGCCAGAGGGCACCGGGG ACCCTCAGCTCAGCCACCCCACCCAAATCTCCAGACCTAGATTTTTTAACCATGAACCAGAAGATGCTGAAGCCACATGGAATAGCTCCAGCCGCTGTGACAGAGGAGCTGCTACAGCgggtgagggaggaggagagggtatCTCCTTAACCAG TGCAAGTATAGCCACTTGGAGCCCCCACTGGGTCAACAGCGCTTCTTCTCAACCCTAA
- the TEX45 gene encoding testis-expressed protein 45 isoform X5, which produces MPHLEVAPPPAMAAGALLPCPVSRLDFLKASHFALGPDPRLHADAKQSTSHRDFPAYSSAIRGPLCPPPPCASLFQKDVRWAGQERLSETRCAYEPPPPMLLREQEQELARERTLAMQASHLHVHAEARARTGLSTARGDYGWPEPPERAREQILGARLIFDRDSLPSGDRAKLRIPPTTYREFFQLHDLCLKPREPACRFCGPSPLQWEHKRQDDSTSYQRHFQALPGPPALPCKRASSSIELGDFKIGYRPMCTEQKQAYGPPDLPPDRYDKAQASAHIHCVNIRPGDGLFHDRTTKGEHFYAREPEPFLLHHNQTPESHILEGNGCPGPGSLTTSTHFFYRQPLRTSEPASRHVPHETLQSHITLGEPSLLGQFFQTSMGTDYLPFGMPKPPKAPNLHLQRSNLPEGTGDPQLSHPTQISRPRFFNHEPEDAEATWNSSSRCDRGAATAGWPGWASHAPGCPARLPHPDSTVQV; this is translated from the exons ATGCCCCACCTCGAG GTGGCACCTCCCCCCGCTATGGCCGCGGGCGCCCTCCTGCCGTGCCCAGTGTCCCGGCTGGACTTCCTCAAGGCCTCGCACTTCGCGCTGGGGCCGGACCCGCGGCTGCACGCGGACGCCAAGCAGTCCACATCGCACCGGGACTTTCCCGCCTACTCGAGCGCTATCCGTGGGCCGCTGTGCCCGCCGCCGCCCTGCGCATCCCTCTTCCAAAAGGATGTGCGCTGGGCGGGCCAGGAGCGCCTGTCGGAGACGCGCTGCGCCTATGAGCCCCCGCCACCTATGCTGTTGAGGGAGCAGGAGCAGGAACTGGCGCGGGAGCGCACACTCGCCATGCAAGCCAGTCACCTGCACGTGCACGCGGAAGCGCGCGCACGCACCGGCCTCTCCACAGCGCGCGGCGACTACGGCTGGCCAGAGCCGCCGGAGCGCGCTCGCGAACAGATCCTCGGGGCGCGACTCATCTTCGACCGCGACTCGCTGCCGTCGGGCGACCGAGCCAAGCTGCGCATCCCGCCCACCACGTACCGGGAGTTCTTCCAGCTCCACGACCTTTGCCTGAAGCCCCGCGAGCCTGCCTGCCGCTTCT GTGGGCCCAGTCCCCTCCAGTGGGAACACAAGAGACAGGATGACAGCACCTCCTACCAGAGGCACTTCCAGGCCCTGCCAGGCCCACCTGCCTTGCCGTGTAAGAGG GCCTCCTCCAGCATAGAACTGGGAGACTTCAAGATTGGCTACAGGCCCATGTGCACGGAGCAGAAACAAGCCTACGGGCCTCCGGATCTGCCCCCGGACAG GTATGACAAGGCCCAGGCCTCAGCCCACATCCACTGTGTGAACATCCGTCCTGGGGATGGCCTCTTCCACGACAGGACCACCAAGGGGGAACACTTCTATGCCCGGGAGCCAG AACCTTTCCTTCTTCACCACAACCAGACTCCTGAGTCACACATCCTGGAAGGAAATGGGTGTCCCGGTCCGGGGAGCCTCACCACCTCCACACACTTCTTCTACCGTCAG CCCCTGCGAACGAGCGAGCCAGCCAGCCGCCACGTGCCTCATGAGACATTGCAGAGTCACATAACCCTAGGGGAGCCGTCGCTGCTCGGACAGTTCTTCCAGACCTCCATGGGCACGGACTACTTACCCTTTGGGATGCCAAAGCCGCCAAAAGCGCCCAACCTCCACCTGCAGCGCAGCAACCTGCCAGAGGGCACCGGGG ACCCTCAGCTCAGCCACCCCACCCAAATCTCCAGACCTAGATTTTTTAACCATGAACCAGAAGATGCTGAAGCCACATGGAATAGCTCCAGCCGCTGTGACAGAGGAGCTGCTACAGCgg GGTGGCCTGGGTGGGCCAGCCACGCTCCAGgctgccctgccaggctcccccaccctGACTCCACAGTGCAAGTATAG
- the TEX45 gene encoding testis-expressed protein 45 isoform X6, whose product MPHLEVAPPPAMAAGALLPCPVSRLDFLKASHFALGPDPRLHADAKQSTSHRDFPAYSSAIRGPLCPPPPCASLFQKDVRWAGQERLSETRCAYEPPPPMLLREQEQELARERTLAMQASHLHVHAEARARTGLSTARGDYGWPEPPERAREQILGARLIFDRDSLPSGDRAKLRIPPTTYREFFQLHDLCLKPREPACRFCGPSPLQWEHKRQDDSTSYQRHFQALPGPPALPCKRASSSIELGDFKIGYRPMCTEQKQAYGPPDLPPDRYDKAQASAHIHCVNIRPGDGLFHDRTTKGEHFYAREPEPFLLHHNQTPESHILEGNGCPGPGSLTTSTHFFYRQPLRTSEPASRHVPHETLQSHITLGEPSLLGQFFQTSMGTDYLPFGMPKPPKAPNLHLQRSNLPEGTGDPQLSHPTQISRPRFFNHEPEDAEATWNSSSRCDRGAATAVQV is encoded by the exons ATGCCCCACCTCGAG GTGGCACCTCCCCCCGCTATGGCCGCGGGCGCCCTCCTGCCGTGCCCAGTGTCCCGGCTGGACTTCCTCAAGGCCTCGCACTTCGCGCTGGGGCCGGACCCGCGGCTGCACGCGGACGCCAAGCAGTCCACATCGCACCGGGACTTTCCCGCCTACTCGAGCGCTATCCGTGGGCCGCTGTGCCCGCCGCCGCCCTGCGCATCCCTCTTCCAAAAGGATGTGCGCTGGGCGGGCCAGGAGCGCCTGTCGGAGACGCGCTGCGCCTATGAGCCCCCGCCACCTATGCTGTTGAGGGAGCAGGAGCAGGAACTGGCGCGGGAGCGCACACTCGCCATGCAAGCCAGTCACCTGCACGTGCACGCGGAAGCGCGCGCACGCACCGGCCTCTCCACAGCGCGCGGCGACTACGGCTGGCCAGAGCCGCCGGAGCGCGCTCGCGAACAGATCCTCGGGGCGCGACTCATCTTCGACCGCGACTCGCTGCCGTCGGGCGACCGAGCCAAGCTGCGCATCCCGCCCACCACGTACCGGGAGTTCTTCCAGCTCCACGACCTTTGCCTGAAGCCCCGCGAGCCTGCCTGCCGCTTCT GTGGGCCCAGTCCCCTCCAGTGGGAACACAAGAGACAGGATGACAGCACCTCCTACCAGAGGCACTTCCAGGCCCTGCCAGGCCCACCTGCCTTGCCGTGTAAGAGG GCCTCCTCCAGCATAGAACTGGGAGACTTCAAGATTGGCTACAGGCCCATGTGCACGGAGCAGAAACAAGCCTACGGGCCTCCGGATCTGCCCCCGGACAG GTATGACAAGGCCCAGGCCTCAGCCCACATCCACTGTGTGAACATCCGTCCTGGGGATGGCCTCTTCCACGACAGGACCACCAAGGGGGAACACTTCTATGCCCGGGAGCCAG AACCTTTCCTTCTTCACCACAACCAGACTCCTGAGTCACACATCCTGGAAGGAAATGGGTGTCCCGGTCCGGGGAGCCTCACCACCTCCACACACTTCTTCTACCGTCAG CCCCTGCGAACGAGCGAGCCAGCCAGCCGCCACGTGCCTCATGAGACATTGCAGAGTCACATAACCCTAGGGGAGCCGTCGCTGCTCGGACAGTTCTTCCAGACCTCCATGGGCACGGACTACTTACCCTTTGGGATGCCAAAGCCGCCAAAAGCGCCCAACCTCCACCTGCAGCGCAGCAACCTGCCAGAGGGCACCGGGG ACCCTCAGCTCAGCCACCCCACCCAAATCTCCAGACCTAGATTTTTTAACCATGAACCAGAAGATGCTGAAGCCACATGGAATAGCTCCAGCCGCTGTGACAGAGGAGCTGCTACAGCgg TGCAAGTATAG
- the TEX45 gene encoding testis-expressed protein 45 isoform X7, whose translation MPHLEVAPPPAMAAGALLPCPVSRLDFLKASHFALGPDPRLHADAKQSTSHRDFPAYSSAIRGPLCPPPPCASLFQKDVRWAGQERLSETRCAYEPPPPMLLREQEQELARERTLAMQASHLHVHAEARARTGLSTARGDYGWPEPPERAREQILGARLIFDRDSLPSGDRAKLRIPPTTYREFFQLHDLCLKPREPACRFCGPSPLQWEHKRQDDSTSYQRHFQALPGPPALPCKRASSSIELGDFKIGYRPMCTEQKQAYGPPDLPPDRYDKAQASAHIHCVNIRPGDGLFHDRTTKGEHFYAREPEPFLLHHNQTPESHILEGNGCPGPGSLTTSTHFFYRQPLRTSEPASRHVPHETLQSHITLGEPSLLGQFFQTSMGTDYLPFGMPKPPKAPNLHLQRSNLPEGTGDLDFLTMNQKMLKPHGIAPAAVTEELLQRVREEERVSP comes from the exons ATGCCCCACCTCGAG GTGGCACCTCCCCCCGCTATGGCCGCGGGCGCCCTCCTGCCGTGCCCAGTGTCCCGGCTGGACTTCCTCAAGGCCTCGCACTTCGCGCTGGGGCCGGACCCGCGGCTGCACGCGGACGCCAAGCAGTCCACATCGCACCGGGACTTTCCCGCCTACTCGAGCGCTATCCGTGGGCCGCTGTGCCCGCCGCCGCCCTGCGCATCCCTCTTCCAAAAGGATGTGCGCTGGGCGGGCCAGGAGCGCCTGTCGGAGACGCGCTGCGCCTATGAGCCCCCGCCACCTATGCTGTTGAGGGAGCAGGAGCAGGAACTGGCGCGGGAGCGCACACTCGCCATGCAAGCCAGTCACCTGCACGTGCACGCGGAAGCGCGCGCACGCACCGGCCTCTCCACAGCGCGCGGCGACTACGGCTGGCCAGAGCCGCCGGAGCGCGCTCGCGAACAGATCCTCGGGGCGCGACTCATCTTCGACCGCGACTCGCTGCCGTCGGGCGACCGAGCCAAGCTGCGCATCCCGCCCACCACGTACCGGGAGTTCTTCCAGCTCCACGACCTTTGCCTGAAGCCCCGCGAGCCTGCCTGCCGCTTCT GTGGGCCCAGTCCCCTCCAGTGGGAACACAAGAGACAGGATGACAGCACCTCCTACCAGAGGCACTTCCAGGCCCTGCCAGGCCCACCTGCCTTGCCGTGTAAGAGG GCCTCCTCCAGCATAGAACTGGGAGACTTCAAGATTGGCTACAGGCCCATGTGCACGGAGCAGAAACAAGCCTACGGGCCTCCGGATCTGCCCCCGGACAG GTATGACAAGGCCCAGGCCTCAGCCCACATCCACTGTGTGAACATCCGTCCTGGGGATGGCCTCTTCCACGACAGGACCACCAAGGGGGAACACTTCTATGCCCGGGAGCCAG AACCTTTCCTTCTTCACCACAACCAGACTCCTGAGTCACACATCCTGGAAGGAAATGGGTGTCCCGGTCCGGGGAGCCTCACCACCTCCACACACTTCTTCTACCGTCAG CCCCTGCGAACGAGCGAGCCAGCCAGCCGCCACGTGCCTCATGAGACATTGCAGAGTCACATAACCCTAGGGGAGCCGTCGCTGCTCGGACAGTTCTTCCAGACCTCCATGGGCACGGACTACTTACCCTTTGGGATGCCAAAGCCGCCAAAAGCGCCCAACCTCCACCTGCAGCGCAGCAACCTGCCAGAGGGCACCGGGG ACCTAGATTTTTTAACCATGAACCAGAAGATGCTGAAGCCACATGGAATAGCTCCAGCCGCTGTGACAGAGGAGCTGCTACAGCgggtgagggaggaggagagggtatCTCCTTAA